The following coding sequences lie in one Streptomyces xiamenensis genomic window:
- a CDS encoding TIGR03936 family radical SAM-associated protein: MQRVRLRYTKRGRLRFTSHRDFQRAFERALRRAAVPMAYSAGFTPHPKVSYANAAPTGTASEAEYLEIALAAPREVAWLKERLDESLPAGLDIVDAVDARVSGFAERLEASCWELRLEGVEPADAERAVKVFLATSSVEVSRETKKGIRTFDARAAVTALEATDAYASPSPSGGSDALASVPCAILRLVVRHLTPAVRPDDVLSGLRIVADLAPPVPPGVTRLAQGPLDEESGTVTDPFAPDRDAAMAALSTAAGQQAAAAPEITGQ, encoded by the coding sequence GTGCAGCGTGTACGACTGCGCTACACCAAGCGCGGCCGCCTGCGATTCACCAGCCACCGCGACTTCCAGCGCGCTTTCGAGCGCGCGTTGCGCCGGGCCGCAGTGCCCATGGCGTACTCCGCGGGATTCACCCCCCATCCCAAGGTCAGCTACGCGAACGCGGCGCCGACCGGGACGGCCAGCGAGGCCGAGTATCTGGAGATCGCGCTGGCCGCGCCGCGTGAGGTGGCATGGTTGAAGGAGCGGCTCGACGAGTCGCTGCCGGCCGGCCTGGACATCGTCGACGCGGTCGACGCCCGGGTTTCCGGCTTCGCCGAACGGCTGGAGGCCTCGTGCTGGGAGCTGCGCCTGGAGGGCGTGGAACCGGCGGACGCCGAGCGGGCCGTAAAAGTATTTCTCGCCACTTCGTCCGTCGAGGTGTCGCGGGAAACAAAGAAGGGCATCAGAACTTTTGACGCCAGAGCCGCGGTGACCGCACTGGAAGCCACGGACGCGTACGCCTCCCCTTCGCCCTCCGGCGGGTCCGATGCGCTCGCGTCCGTACCTTGTGCGATACTGCGCCTGGTAGTACGGCATCTCACACCTGCCGTACGACCCGATGACGTTCTGTCCGGTCTTCGTATTGTGGCCGACCTGGCGCCGCCGGTCCCCCCTGGGGTGACGAGGCTGGCGCAGGGGCCGCTCGATGAGGAGTCCGGGACGGTGACCGACCCGTTTGCGCCTGACCGCGACGCTGCCATGGCCGCCCTTTCCACGGCCGCCGGGCAGCAGGCCGCGGCGGCGCCGGAGATCACCGGACAGTGA